From the Corticium candelabrum chromosome 2, ooCorCand1.1, whole genome shotgun sequence genome, one window contains:
- the LOC134198330 gene encoding sushi, von Willebrand factor type A, EGF and pentraxin domain-containing protein 1-like, which translates to MDKKIQRFTRICLQADNPHECKGTWSEKQPCCIPRSCPDPNNSNFRNGSIEGNAYFYPETIFLNCSEGHEIVGARSYFQCNQSGQWHEISKPSDEAAQQANERINSEREKVKSCIWPKSNSIKTRHFPTNIRQFPTCQPKDCRKPVIDSNCTLVSTSFHYPSTVMFDRTDGYCVVGSTSSQCNSQGLWSNASPTCERIYCPQMKYNATEMWVTIKRNGQAKDCLKYKFCYGHTVTFDPRPGYSLDRSVQLVCEQYKSSPHQCAGYWYPDDRLPQPFEKICPPPPVKINNGLVQGSDSTVGSTISFTCSADYELKDGSNTRICLSSGQWSGMQPRCEHVCAKYVAQPGSVQYCTATSGKAELVCPGITECPSDLTPVCSSDTQTYDNLCLLKIYGCRKYGVNDTTTAVANDNCLFGGICTEPQPKPSPGDQCRQTAYRYFYNTETSECEWYANGPCYKGHNSFYTLDDCKDHCETSNPCISKMDPGLCNLHQLRYYYNLTEEKCMEFNYSGCYGNENNFISESTCEAKCSGVRITPTPVMMTAAVSCGRPPLLLNGKYEGHFFSYGAMVRYHCNVGYCLAGNNTSICLKEGHWHSNTHRKCQILKCPNLQSISNGSVSVSSNYLGGTATYRCKTGFDLIGSRTTSCQKHSPAHCSLTWTEHPPTCRGKDCGDPGDISRGRIAVIQGDGRRYPSYIQFICNLGYQIVEGTEFMTCSSSQVWKGKRPKCQPVYCGELKQPKNGEIIVNKFYFGESATFSCNRGYMMIGKKTSTCVASGTWTNTSPKCIETRCFPIQRQKHGRVVGTGNQIGSVLVFQCTLGYALKGPSKLHCVQTKNLPAKWNMPIPECQAMRCEPLQPPENGFISGKSNTFPNYVVYACKEGYRLIGTSKRSCNASGQWKGLAPNCQRISCPPIQNPLNGELVSNNFSINSTVEFICNAGYAVRGSYTSTCMVQGIWSSEPPTCQRIKCASLPRPKFGKVVVSQTHVRSVARYSCIFGYRLVGVTHRQCTQTSQFTVEAMWSPKSPKCIPVRCSTLHAPLNGKIVGSKFYYPHFVLYLCDYGYQILSGNSTRKCNEIGKWTGIAPLCKGVCEVAKLNCSNAQICAVDSDGSATCVCKSQSACPLDVRPVCGSDGRTYINECLLEVEACLFGSDLLRSISQGACEFSCHVCHSNADCVENTNCSCKPRFVGDGRKCCFEELTNQVALLGSAAWFDCQESCDLPFGSTQWYLNGQLLDHLDTKSRFAVSINERGLAITKLKLEDIGEYTCKVSSDRITYERHGHLDVIDPSNQFSAISQCSSDCGKSCARKPFVAGGDTTSPGEFPWQAMLCSPRLGQHCGGVLISDRCVLTAAHCLKYQSINRKTITVCLGKHCGNCSESDSLSNSVCSNSSSIIIHPNFNQSSFDHDIAVLKLARPVNCNCRTIMPVCLPDKTRDSSFIRAQQNGIVTGWGRVNSTVSRSRCLRKGDVRLKSRRLCQIKHQGYQITENMLCATDYNGACEGDSGGPLVVKNRKFKGRYVLAGVVSWGIGCGDKTKFGVYTNVISHLDWIKSTCGIN; encoded by the exons ATGGATAAAAAGATTCAAAGATTTACTCGAATTTGCTTACAAGCCGATAACCCTCACGAATGCAAAGGAACGTGGAGCGAAAAACAGCCATGTTGTATAC CAAGGTCATGTCCGGATCCTAACAATTCTAACTTCAGAAATGGAAGTATAGAGGGAAATGCCTATTTCTACCCCGAAACAATCTTCCTAAATTGCAGTGAAGGTCACGAGATCGTCGGCGCAAGATCCTATTTTCAGTGCAATCAAAGTGGCCAGTGGCATGAAATATCAAAACCCAGTGACGAGGCAGCACAACAAGCCAATGAGAGAATCAACTCAGAACGTGAGAAAGTAAAATCCTGCATATGGCCAAAGTCAAATTCAATTAAAACAAGGCACTTTCCCACCAACATAAGACAATTTCCTACTTGCCAAC CTAAAGATTGTAGGAAACCTGTTATTGACAGTAACTGTACTCTGGTGTCAACGAGCTTCCATTATCCAAGCACAGTGATGTTTGACCGCACCGATGGATACTGCGTTGTTGGTAGTACTAGCTCTCAATGCAATTCACAAGGACTTTGGTCAAATGCGTCACCAACCTGTGAAC GAATTTATTGTCCTCAAATGAAGTATAATGCGACTGAAATGTGGGTAACAATAAAAAGAAATGGACAAGCCAAAGACTGCCTTAAATACAAGTTTTGCTACGGACATACTGTTACCTTTGATCCTCGCCCTGGTTACTCCCTCGACCGCAGCGTTCAACTCGTATGTGAGCAATACAAATCAAGCCCTCATCAATGCGCGGGCTACTGGTATCCCGACGATCGACTACCACAACCTTTTG AAAAGATTTgccctcctcctcctgtaaAGATCAATAACGGACTTGTCCAAGGTAGTGATTCTACCGTCGGATCCACAATCAGCTTCACCTGCTCAGCAGACTACGAGCTAAAGGATGGTAGTAATACAAGAATATGTTTGTCGTCGGGACAGTGGAGTGGAATGCAACCAAGATGTGAAC ACGTTTGCGCCAAATATGTGGCACAACCTGGCTCCGTTCAGTATTGTACAGCAACAAGCGGAAAGGCAGAACTAGTCTGTCCAGGAATAACTGAGTGTCCGTCAGACCTCACTCCCGTCTGCTCTAGTGATACACAAACCTACGACAACCTTTGTCTTCTAAAAATTTATGGCTGCAGAAAGTACGGCGTCAACGATACAACAACCGCTGTAGCAAACGACAACTGTCTATTCG GTGGAATTTGTACTGAACCGCAACCCAAACCATCACCTGGAGATCAGTGCAGACAAACTGCGTATCGATATTTCTACAATACTGAAACGTCAGAGTGTGAATGGTACGCAAACGGACCCTGTTACAAAGGACATAACAGTTTTTATACATTGGACGATTGCAAAGATCACTGTGAAACAA gTAATCCTTGCATTTCTAAAATGGATCCTGGCTTGTGCAATCTTCATCAGCTACGGTACTATTACAACCTGACAGAAGAGAAGTGCATGGAATTTAACTATTCAGGCTGCTATGGAAATGAAAACAATTTTATATCAGAGTCAACGTGTGAAGCAAAAT GCAGCGGAGTTCGCATCACTCCTACACCTGTCATGATGACTGCAG CTGTGTCATGTGGACGACCTCCTTTGCTACTAAATGGGAAATATGAAGGACACTTCTTTAGCTATGGAGCCATGGTACGCTACCACTGTAATGTCGGATACTGTCTAGCTGGAAACAATACCTCCATTTGTTTGAAAGAAGGTCATTGgcattcaaacacacacagaaaatgTCAAA TTCTGAAATGTCCCAATTTACAATCGATATCAAATGGTTCAGTTTCGGTGTCGTCAAACTATTTGGGCGGAACTGCTACATACCGATGCAAAACTGGCTTTGATTTGATTGGTTCACGTACAACATCATGCCAGAAACATTCACCAGCGCATTGCAGTTTGACATGGACTGAACACCCACCAACATGTAGAG GTAAAGATTGCGGCGATCCGGGTGACATTAGTCGTGGAAGAATAGCCGTGATACAAGGAGACGGAAGGCGATATCCAAGTTACATACAGTTTATATGTAATCTAGGATATCAAATTGTCGAAGGCACAGAGTTTATGACGTGTTCAAGTTCACAAGTGTGGAAGGGAAAACGGCCAAAGTGTCAAC CTGTTTATTGTGGTGAGTTGAAACAACCCAAGAATGGCGAAATTATCGTGAACAAATTCTATTTTGGAGAGTCCGCGACGTTTTCTTGCAATAGAGGATACATGATGATAGGAAAAAAGACTTCAACGTGCGTGGCGTCTGGTACATGGACTAATACGTCACCCAAATGTATTG AAACTAGGTGTTTTCCAATtcaaagacagaaacatgggCGTGTTGTTGGAACGGGCAACCAAATTGGCTCTGTTCTTGTATTTCAATGTACGTTAGGATATGCCCTGAAGGGACCTTCAAAACTTCATTGCGTCCAGACAAAAAATTTACCAGCAAAATGGAATATGCCAATACCTGAATGCCAAG CAATGCGGTGCGAGCCCTTGCAACCTCCTGAAAACGGTTTTATCAGTGGCAAAAGCAACACATTTCCGAATTATGTTGTCTATGCATGTAAAGAAGGATACAGACTTATTGGAACATCAAAGCGCAGCTGCAATGCATCTGGACAATGGAAAGGATTAGCACCAAATTGCCAAC GCATTTCATGCCCGCCAATTCAAAACCCATTAAATGGCGAATTGGTTAGCAATAACTTTTCTATAAACTCTACAGTTGAATTTATTTGTAATGCCGGATATGCTGTGCGAGGTTCGTATACGTCTACCTGCATGGTTCAAGGAATCTGGTCAAGTGAACCTCCAACATGCCAAC GTATAAAATGCGCATCACTGCCTAGACCAAAGTTTGGTAAAGTAGTTGTTTCGCAAACTCATGTCCGAAGCGTTGCTCGGTACTCTTGCATATTTGGGTACAGGCTCGTTGGCGTCACTCACAGACAATGTACGCAAACCTCTCAGTTCACTGTGGAAGCAATGTGGAGTCCTAAATCTCCCAAATGCATTC CTGTGAGATGTTCTACACTTCATGCTCCATTAAACGGAAAAATTGTTGGTAGCAAATTCTATTATCCACATTTTGTGCTGTACTTATGTGACTACGGATACCAAATACTGTCCGGAAATAGCACTAGAAAATGCAACGAAATAGGAAAATGGACAGGCATCGCGCCATTGTGCAAAG GTGTTTGTGAAGTTGCAAAACTGAACTGTTCAAACGCTCAGATTTGTGCAGTGGACAGCGACGGCAGTGCAACGTGTGTATGCAAATCTCAGTCTGCTTGTCCATTAGACGTCAGACCGGTCTGCGGTTCTGATGGGCGAACTTATATAAACGAGTGTTTACTGGAAGTGGAAGCATGTCTGTTTGGATCAGATTTATTAAGATCGATTAGTCAAGGAGCGTGTG aattctcttgtcatgtcTGCCATTCCAATGCTGATTGTGTTGAAAATACCAACTGTAGCTGCAAACCTCGTTTTGTTGGCGACGGAAGGAAATGCTGTTTTGAAG AATTGACCAACCAGGTGGCGTTACTTGGATCTGCTGCATGGTTCGATTGCCAAGAATCGTGCGATCTTCCGTTTGGTTCAACTCAATGGTACCTGAATGGTCAACTTCTAGACCACTTGGATACTAAGTCTAGATTTGCGGTTTCAATAAACGAACGAGGACTTGCCATTACAAAACTAAAGTTAGAAGACATTGGTGAGTATACATGCAAGGTGTCCAGTGACAGGATCACTTACGAACGACATGGACATTTGGATGTCATCGATCCAAGCAACCAATTTTCGGCTATTTCTCAATGTT CATCTGATTGTGGCAAAAGTTGTGCTAGAAAGCCATTTGTTGCTGGAGGCGACACGACTAGTCCTGGTGAATTCCCATGGCAAGCAATGCTGTGTTCTCCTCGGTTGGGGCAACATTGTGGAGGAGTTCTCATTTCAGACAGATGTGTGCTAACCGCAGCACATTGCTTAAAGTATCAGAGCATTAATAGAAAGACTATCACTGTTTGCTTAGGCAAACATTGTGGCAATTGCTCCGAATCTGATTCTTTATCCAATTCCGTTTGTTCCAATTCTTCGTCAATAATCATCCATCCAAATTTTAATCAATCTTCTTTCGATCATGATATCGCCGTTTTGAAACTTGCTCGTCCGGTTAACTGCAATTGTCGAACGATCATGCCAGTGTGTCTACCAGACAAGACAAGAGATTCGTCATTCATCCGAGCTCAACAAAACGGCATCGTCACTGGATGGGGTCGCGTCAATTCGACAGTCAGCAGATCTAGATGCTTACGTAAAGGCGACGTCAGGTTAAAATCTCGCCGTCTTTGTCAAATAAAGCATCAAGGTTACCAAATAACTGAAAACATGCTGTGCGCTACTGATTACAACGGTGCCTGTGAAGGAGACAGTGGCGGACCTCTGGTGGTAAAGAACAGAAAGTTTAAAGGTCGCTATGTGTTGGCAGGAGTTGTGAGTTGGGGAATCGGATGTGGCGATAAGACAAAGTTTGGAGTCTACACAAATGTGATCAGTCATCTTGACTGGATCAAGTCTACTTGTGGCATCAATTGA
- the LOC134176507 gene encoding sushi, von Willebrand factor type A, EGF and pentraxin domain-containing protein 1-like yields the protein MDKKIQRFTRICLQADNPHECKGTWSEKQPCCIPRSCPDPNNSNFRNGSIEEKAYFYPETIFLNCSEGHEIVGARSYFQCNQSGQWHEISKPSDEAAQQANERINSEREKVKSCIWTKSNSIKTRHFPTNVRQFPTCQPKNCRKPVIDSNCTLVSTSFHYPSTVMFDRTDGYCVVGSTSSQCNSEGLWSNASPTCERIQCPSLESIRNGGFALNKNNIYVDTRARYVCNRGYDILMDAKRSSYIRQCRQHKDMKRCEGYWSGRKLCCIPRSCPNPKPFVNGMVIGDHFFYPETISINCSEGHKLTEDGPVYKCDETGSWVPLSGQLAKKHKPVNLRAAAELQLVQTCLRKKSIQTENLEKSEQNFARCEPVDCGKPKNPVDGQCSGTYYKFKGVARCTCNLGYCIVGPNETQCNSSGQWSNKAPRCKSKYGIKIGI from the exons ATGGATAAAAAGATTCAAAGATTTACTCGAATTTGCTTACAAGCCGATAACCCTCACGAATGCAAAGGAACGTGGAGCGAAAAACAGCCATGTTGTATAC CAAGGTCATGTCCGGATCCTAACAATTCTAACTTCAGAAATGGAAGTATAGAGGAAAAGGCCTATTTCTACCCGGAAACAATCTTCCTAAATTGCAGTGAAGGTCACGAGATCGTCGGCGCAAGATCCTATTTTCAGTGCAATCAAAGTGGCCAGTGGCATGAAATATCAAAACCCAGTGACGAGGCAGCACAACAAGCCAATGAGAGAATCAACTCAGAACGTGAGAAAGTAAAATCCTGCATATGGACAAAGTCAAATTCAATCAAAACAAGGCACTTTCCCACCAACGTAAGACAATTTCCTACTTGCCAAC CTAAAAATTGTAGGAAACCTGTTATTGACAGTAACTGTACTCTGGTTTCAACGAGCTTCCATTATCCAAGCACAGTGATGTTTGACCGTACCGATGGATACTGCGTTGTTGGTAGTACTAGCTCTCAATGCAATTCAGAAGGACTTTGGTCAAATGCGTCACCAACCTGTGAAC GTATACAATGTCCGTCTCTTGAAAGTATAAGAAACGGCGGCTTTGCCCTGAATAAAAACAACATATATGTAGACACCAGAGCGCGCTACGTCTGCAACAGAGGCTACGATATCTTGATGGATGCAAAGAGGTCATCTTACATCCGCCAATGTCGTCAACATAAAGACATGAAAAGATGTGAAGGATACTGGAGCGGAAGAAAACTGTGCTGCATAC caAGATCGTGTCCGAATCCTAAGCCGTTTGTAAACGGAATGGTCATTGGAGATCATTTCTTTTACCCTGAAACAATTTCAATCAATTGTAGTGAAGGGCATAAATTGACGGAAGATGGGCCAGTTTATAAATGTGATGAAACAGGGTCTTGGGTTCCTCTATCTGGTCAATTGGCAAAAAAGCATAAACCCGTTAATTTGCGTGCTGCGGCAGAACTGCAACTAGTCCAAACCTGTCTAAGAAAAAAGAGCATTCAAACGGAAAATTTAGAAAAGTCTGAACAAAATTTCGCAAGATGCGAAC CGGTCGACTGCGGAAAGCCGAAAAATCCTGTGGATGGACAATGTTCAGGAACTTACTACAAGTTTAAAGGAGTTGCAAGATGTACATGCAATCTGGGATACTGCATAGTTGGACCAAACGAAACTCAATGTAACTCATCAGGACAATGGTCGAATAAGGCACCCAGATGCAAAAGTAAATATGGTATTAAGATTGGTATATAA